Proteins encoded in a region of the Treponema sp. J25 genome:
- a CDS encoding extracellular solute-binding protein: MKHLKSIVKIFVVLLVCVGMPLGAEGKQEATPQKKVTLRLAWWGNPTRDERTLKVVEMYMAQNPHVVIQTETTGWAGYWDKLASQAAANDLPDIIQMDYAYITQYAQKNLLADLTPAVNAGLINLKGVDDNFIVGGKVQGKIYGISLGTNAWCILYDPAILKKAGIDTIKPTWTLEDYEKIANQVYKATGVKTPPFSTTDPKQAFDNMLRQTGDSFFDRATGASLGFTKPDLLIQFYEIQLRLLKSGALVSPDEAFITVTPQESGFAKGTQWFVDLWSNQVIATASAANRPVEIALAPRIANSKRPGTYFKPSMFFSVSNNSKNKEEAAKFINFFVTNIEANKVLLAERGIPIIPAVREELKKVVDPLNKQVFEYIELVGKGNNSPLDPADPPGAGEVLKIFRSVDQEVLYGILDPKAGAEKFMKQANEILAKNKK; this comes from the coding sequence ATGAAACACCTAAAGAGTATAGTAAAAATTTTCGTGGTTCTGCTGGTGTGTGTGGGTATGCCCCTCGGGGCAGAAGGGAAACAGGAAGCGACCCCGCAGAAAAAAGTAACCCTTCGGCTTGCCTGGTGGGGGAACCCTACCCGGGATGAGCGAACGTTAAAAGTGGTAGAAATGTATATGGCCCAGAATCCCCATGTGGTCATTCAAACTGAAACTACCGGCTGGGCGGGATACTGGGATAAACTCGCAAGCCAGGCCGCGGCAAATGATTTACCGGACATCATCCAGATGGACTATGCTTATATTACCCAATACGCTCAGAAGAATCTTCTTGCGGATCTCACCCCGGCGGTAAATGCGGGACTTATCAACCTGAAAGGGGTGGATGACAACTTCATTGTGGGTGGAAAGGTCCAAGGAAAAATCTATGGGATTAGCCTGGGAACGAATGCATGGTGTATTCTGTATGATCCGGCGATTCTTAAGAAAGCGGGTATTGATACCATAAAGCCTACCTGGACATTGGAAGATTATGAAAAAATCGCAAACCAGGTATATAAAGCTACTGGGGTAAAGACGCCTCCCTTCTCTACGACGGATCCTAAACAGGCCTTTGATAATATGCTTCGGCAAACGGGAGATTCCTTCTTTGACCGAGCTACCGGCGCTTCCCTTGGTTTTACCAAACCGGATCTTCTTATTCAATTTTATGAGATTCAGCTCAGACTTCTTAAGAGTGGCGCCCTGGTTTCTCCTGATGAAGCCTTTATTACCGTGACTCCTCAGGAAAGTGGCTTCGCAAAAGGAACCCAATGGTTTGTGGATTTGTGGAGTAACCAGGTGATTGCCACAGCAAGCGCTGCCAATCGACCGGTTGAGATTGCCCTTGCGCCGCGGATTGCCAATTCTAAACGGCCGGGAACCTATTTTAAACCTTCTATGTTCTTCTCAGTCTCAAATAATTCCAAAAATAAAGAAGAGGCTGCAAAATTCATCAATTTCTTTGTGACTAATATTGAAGCGAATAAGGTATTACTTGCTGAACGGGGTATTCCTATTATACCAGCCGTTCGAGAGGAACTTAAGAAAGTGGTAGATCCCTTGAATAAACAGGTGTTTGAATATATCGAACTGGTGGGGAAAGGTAATAACAGTCCTCTAGATCCCGCAGATCCTCCCGGGGCAGGAGAGGTCCTTAAGATCTTCCGTTCTGTGGATCAAGAAGTACTGTATGGGATTCTTGATCCCAAGGCAGGGGCCGAAAAATTCATGAAACAGGCAAATGAAATTCTTGCAAAAAACAAAAAATAA